A window of Devosia chinhatensis genomic DNA:
ACCTGGATCGTGTCGCCATCGACCACGCCGACGGCGCGTGTTCCATCTTTGCGCTCGAACTGAATCAGCCGCATCACATATTCTCCGGTTTGGGTAGGGATCGGGTTGGGCGGCCACGCCGCCATCGGGTCGGGAAGCCGGCGAACCGGCTTCCCCTGGTGCCTTAATTGGCAATTCCCATGTCTTCGCGCGCCTGCTGGATAAGGTCGGCGCCGATGGTCTCGGTGAATTCCTCGACCACGGGGGCGACGGTCTCGCGCATGCGGGCCATTTCAGCGTCGGACAGGCGGGTGACTTCCATGCCTTCTTCCTCGAGCAGGCCGATCAGACGGTCGGCATCGGTGCGCGAGAGGTTGCGCTGGTAAACGGCCGCTTCCTGGGCAGCTTCGCGCACCAGGGCCTGATCGTCGGCCGCAAGGCCATCGAACCAGGTCTTGGAAGCGAGGAGCAGGTAAGGCGTATAGACGTGGCCAGTCAGGGCCAGGTGATCCTGCACTTCATAGAAGCGGCTCGAATAGATGAGGCCGACCGGGGTCTCCTGGGCATCGACGGCGCGGGTCTCGAGTGCGGTGAAGAGCTCGGGATAGGGCAGCGGGACCGGGTTGGCGCCCAGCGTCTGGAATGTCGAGATGAAGAGCGGATTGGGGATCACGCGGATATTGAGGCCGGCGACGTCCTCGACGGTGTTGATCGGGCGCACCGCATTGGTCATGTGGCGGAAGCCATTATCCCAATAGGCCAGGCCCACCATGTTGAGTTCGTCGAGGCGCTCGAACAGCGCATCGCCGACGCGGCCGTCCATGACCTTATCGACCGCTTCGAAATCGGGATAGAAGAAGGGCAGGTCGAAGATCAGGTATTCGGGGATTGAGCCCACGAGGTTCGAGGTCGGGCCCACCATCACTTCGAGAATGCCGCCCTGCAGCGAAGACTGCATCTGCGGCTCGTTGCCCAGGGTGCCGTTCGAGAACTTCTGCAACTCGATGCGGCCACCGGTCTTTTCGGCAACCAGCTCGGCGAACTTGTTGACGCCCTGGCCGACCGGATGGTCCTCGGTGGGCACATAGCCGATGCGGGCGGCCTGCGCCGCAGCGGGAAGGGTCGCGGCAGCCAGCACAAGGGCGGTGGCGGCAAGCAGTCTTGCAAGTTTCATGGGGTCCTCCAGTTTTTGGTTTTGGTCAGTAGAAGAAGTCGAGCGGGATGGTGACGATGCCCGGGAAAAGGATCAGCAGCACCAGGACCGCAATCTCGGCCAAGAGGAAGGGGATGATGCCCACGACCGCCTTTTCGAGGGGGATGCGCGCCACGCCGCTGACGGTGTTCAGCACCGCGCCGACCGGGGGCGTGATCATCCCGATTGCCGCGCAGATGATGAAGACGA
This region includes:
- a CDS encoding TRAP transporter substrate-binding protein, translating into MKLARLLAATALVLAAATLPAAAQAARIGYVPTEDHPVGQGVNKFAELVAEKTGGRIELQKFSNGTLGNEPQMQSSLQGGILEVMVGPTSNLVGSIPEYLIFDLPFFYPDFEAVDKVMDGRVGDALFERLDELNMVGLAYWDNGFRHMTNAVRPINTVEDVAGLNIRVIPNPLFISTFQTLGANPVPLPYPELFTALETRAVDAQETPVGLIYSSRFYEVQDHLALTGHVYTPYLLLASKTWFDGLAADDQALVREAAQEAAVYQRNLSRTDADRLIGLLEEEGMEVTRLSDAEMARMRETVAPVVEEFTETIGADLIQQAREDMGIAN